The following are encoded in a window of Nakamurella sp. A5-74 genomic DNA:
- a CDS encoding adenylyltransferase/cytidyltransferase family protein — translation MRIGYAPGVYDMFHVGHLNILKHARSNCDFLIAGAVSDEMAFQAKGRYPIVPLAERLEILSAINYVDQVHAELVPDKLETWRELQFDVMLKGDDWRGTPKGMKLEADFAAVGVEIVYFPYTVHTSSTLLRSALTATLPTQNNGEARVS, via the coding sequence ATGCGGATCGGTTACGCCCCGGGGGTGTACGACATGTTCCACGTCGGCCACCTCAACATCCTCAAGCACGCTCGCTCGAACTGTGACTTCCTGATCGCCGGCGCCGTCTCCGACGAGATGGCGTTCCAGGCCAAGGGCCGCTACCCGATCGTGCCGCTCGCCGAGCGTCTGGAGATCCTCTCTGCCATCAACTACGTCGACCAGGTCCACGCCGAGTTGGTGCCGGACAAGCTGGAGACCTGGCGGGAGCTGCAGTTCGACGTGATGCTCAAGGGTGACGACTGGCGCGGCACCCCCAAGGGGATGAAGCTCGAAGCCGATTTCGCGGCCGTCGGGGTGGAGATCGTCTACTTCCCGTACACCGTGCACACCTCCAGCACGCTGCTGCGCAGTGCGCTCACGGCGACCCTGCCCACGCAGAACAACGGCGAAGCGCGCGTCAGCTGA